TGGCAGCCCAGCAGCCTCCTCAGCTGAGCCCTGATCTCCGTCACCTTTAGGCCATACACCACCGGGTTGAACACAGTCGGGATCATCACCTGGAAGATGGAGGTGAGGACGGAGGCTGTGGGCTGACTGCCGGCCTGTAGGCGGCGCTGCAGCACCTCCACCCCGGAGCTCACGCTGTAGTTACAGAAGACGAGCAGGTGCGGCAGGCACGTGCTCAGTGCTTTGCTGCTGAAGCTGCGCGAGCGCtgcaggcagacggacaggaCGGCGCTGTAAGAGAAGAGCACAAAGATGGCGGGCAGCAGGACAGTAGCTACGATGACCGAGAGGTTGTAGACTTCGCTCAGCAGTGTCTCACGACCACCACAGCTCAGACTGACCAGGCTGTAGATGTCGCAGTAGATCCTGCTGAGCTGCGAGCGGCAGAGCGGCAGACGGCTCGCCAGCAGCACCGCAGTGCCGACCAGCCCGACAGGCAGCAgccagcagagcagcagcagtgcCAGCACTGTGGCTGGAGACATGACAACGGTGTAGAGCAGCGGGCGGCAGATGGACACATACCGGTCAAAAGACATGGCTGCTAGCAGTAGGAAGCTGGAGGTGCCCAATGAATATAAAAGCCAggcctcacacatgcacacacgcaggGTCACCTGCACTGAGCGGACCCCTCTCAGCAGGTCCACCAGAAGTTTGGGGTAAAACACCGTGCTGCCCGCCACAGAGTTCATCAGCACAGCcgtcacaaacacaaacatggggTGGTGGAGGCTCCGCTGGGAGCAGATCACGTATACCACCAGGCTGTCGCTGCACAGCATGAACAGGTAGGCgcacaggaagaagaagaagaagagccgCTGATTGGACAGCTGCGCCAGGCCGTCCAGGGTCACTGATGTCACCAGGATGGGCAGTGAGGTCACGTTTACCCCTGCTGACATCATCAGGGGAGACACAACAATCTGAGGGAGGTGTCAGCTGACAGAAAGCTCTGGAACAGCTGCACACAAGTTTAAACCATCAAATcaaaaacagaagcagaaaaaatatTGGTTCAATATCAGATCATCAATTTGCAATTTATCATCAAATGAATACTTATTTGACtcaaaaacatataaaatgttACCATTCAAATGATCATTGTTGAAATACTGAAAACTGACACGTAAATCAAAATCATCAgagtttaaaatgtgtttgaatcATTCAGACTGAACTGTTAACGTTTTATCATTTACATGATCAGGATCATATAATCATTACAGAGCGAACGATCAACTAAATCAACATTTAATATTGTAATAATCATGTTTACATTTTGAATTTCACATTACTGCTTttcaagaaaacatttaaatcatCAATATTAAAAGATCAACATCTAAAATCAGATGCAATGACACAATTACCATCAACACTTCAAGAATTATTTCTCAGATTTTGGATTAGGAATGTctgaagaataaaaatataaattatagaCTTTAAAGAAGCAGAGATGCAATCatcaacatttttaaattgtagTGTTAATATTGTTATCATCAGTAttaaaaagaatatttaaaCCAATAATCCAACTTTAAATGATCAAAAgtaaaatcattgtttttagGTGTTTAAGTCGTTAGAATTATCAGTGTTTATAATAAAGTCATCATTTACATGATCAATGTTCAAATATTCAAATGATCAGTGTTTAAAGTATCAAAGTGATCAAAGGTTAAATTATTAACATTGAAGTTATCAAGGTTTAAGTCCCTGTtttaattatgcaaatgtctgaatgtctgtttaaatgtgtaataataatgaaaatccTTGTTTTAATGATTAAACCTTAAATTATGAAAGTTTGTACAGAAACGATCAC
This window of the Maylandia zebra isolate NMK-2024a linkage group LG16, Mzebra_GT3a, whole genome shotgun sequence genome carries:
- the LOC101481264 gene encoding olfactory receptor 10J5-like, with the translated sequence MSAGVNVTSLPILVTSVTLDGLAQLSNQRLFFFFFLCAYLFMLCSDSLVVYVICSQRSLHHPMFVFVTAVLMNSVAGSTVFYPKLLVDLLRGVRSVQVTLRVCMCEAWLLYSLGTSSFLLLAAMSFDRYVSICRPLLYTVVMSPATVLALLLLCWLLPVGLVGTAVLLASRLPLCRSQLSRIYCDIYSLVSLSCGGRETLLSEVYNLSVIVATVLLPAIFVLFSYSAVLSVCLQRSRSFSSKALSTCLPHLLVFCNYSVSSGVEVLQRRLQAGSQPTASVLTSIFQVMIPTVFNPVVYGLKVTEIRAQLRRLLGCQRAD